The DNA window GCAAGGAAGCGTGCCGGGCTGCGCAGCGACATACCGCGCTCATTGCTCGACGTGCTCATGGCGGCGCGCCAGCCCTCGTGCACCTCGCCGATCACATCGTTGTCGGGGACGAACACGTCGTCGAGGAAGATCTCCCCGAAACCGGTGTCGCCACCCAGCTGGGCGATCGGGCGCACCGTGATGCCGTCGGCCTTCAGGTCGAACATGAAGTACGTCAGCCCCTTGTGCCGCTGCGCCTCGGGGTCCGAGCGGAACAACCCGAATGCGCGCTCGCCGAACGGAGCGCGTGAACTCCAGATCTTCTGGCCGTTGAGCAGCCAGCCGCCATCGGTCTTGGTGGCGGTGGACCGCAACGACGCCAGGTCGCTGCCCGACTCCGGCTCAGACCAGGCCTGGGCCCAGATCTCTTCGCCGCTGGCCATTTTCGGCAGTACGCGGTCGAGCTGCTCTTCGGTGCCATGTGCGAACAGTGTGGGCGCCAGCATCGACGTGCCGTTGGCGCTCGCCCGTCCTGGTGCACCTGCGCGGAAGTACTCCTCCTCGTAGACCACCCACTGCAGTAGCGACGCGTCGCGGCCGCCGTACTTTTCGGGCCAGGTGATCACCGACAGGCCGGCGTCGAAGAGCACCTTGTCCCACCGTCGGTGTTGTTCGAAACCCTCGGCGGTGTCGTAGGACTTCGTCGGGAACGCGTCGGAGTTCGCCGCGAGGAACTCGCGGACCTCACTCTGGAATTCCAGTGTCGCATCGTCAAAATTCAGGTCCATTTCGAAGTTCAAGCCCTTTCCCGCAGCAGCGGCTTGACCACTTTGCCGCCCGGATTACGCGGCAACACATCGAGGAACTCCACCGATCGCGGTGCCTTGAAGTTCGCGAGATGCTCACGCACGTACGTGATTACCGTCTCCTCATCGAGCTGCGTGCCGGATCGCAGGACCAGGAACGCCTTGCCCACTTCGCCGAGCCGCTCGTCGGGAACGCCGATTACGGCCGATTCGACGACGCCGTCGAGCCGGGCCAGCACCTGTTCGATCTCGGCGGGATACACGTTGAAGCCGCCACAGATGTACATGTCCTTGAGCCGATCGGTGATCTGCAGGTTGCCGCGCTCGTCCAGTCGGCCGACGTCACCGGTGTGCAGCCAGCCCTCGGAGTCGATGGCCGCGGCGGTGGCGTCGGGATCGTCGAGGTAGCCGAACATGACGTTGGGCCCGCGCAGCAGCACCTCACCCGAGCTCGATCCTTCACCGCTGCGGCCGGTGCTGTCGATGCGCAGCTCGAAGTCGGCGATCGGGCGTCCGCACGTCGTGGCCACAGTGACCGCGTCGTCCTCGGCGCGGCACATGGTGCCGAACCCGCTGGCCTCGGTCAGGCCGTAGGCGG is part of the Mycolicibacterium tusciae JS617 genome and encodes:
- a CDS encoding acyl-CoA dehydrogenase family protein, yielding MDLNFDDATLEFQSEVREFLAANSDAFPTKSYDTAEGFEQHRRWDKVLFDAGLSVITWPEKYGGRDASLLQWVVYEEEYFRAGAPGRASANGTSMLAPTLFAHGTEEQLDRVLPKMASGEEIWAQAWSEPESGSDLASLRSTATKTDGGWLLNGQKIWSSRAPFGERAFGLFRSDPEAQRHKGLTYFMFDLKADGITVRPIAQLGGDTGFGEIFLDDVFVPDNDVIGEVHEGWRAAMSTSSNERGMSLRSPARFLAPAERLVAQWKADPDPVYADRVADAWIKAQAYRLHTFGTVTRVSAGGELGAESSVTKVFWSDLDVAIHQTALDMRGADAEVADSWTEGLLFALGGPIYAGTNEIQRNIIAERLLGLPRK